ATTAATAGAACCAACTTTAAAGCCAGAGCCAAAAACAACCAACCCAGCATTCATCTCAAACAATGTTGCAAAAAAGTAATGTCCTAACTCATGTATAATAATTGAAAATTTCAAAGATAATACTAAGGCTACAATATTGAATAAAGTTAGAGTGTAAATTGAATCCTCAAAGCCAATAGAGTACAATAAAAAACCTAGTCCCAATATACTAACCAAGCCATTTGGCAAAAAAGTAGTAATCAAATTCTTAATCAACTGCAACTTTCCCTTCAAGTCTTTCATTCGAATTAATTTTAAAAAACACAATTAAACTAAAATCACATTAGATAATTCACTTAATACATCAATAAAGAAACATAATTCAATGCTGATTCTTAAATTTAATTATTATAATTCAATTCACAACACAAACCCTATAACTTATCTTCAATACAAGATTCATTTATGGCCATGAAAAGCCTCCATGAACAACTAATCTTCCTCTATTAATATCTTTTCGATTTTATGAATGATCAGCCTCTTGTGAACGTAAAACTCTTTTGGAAAGTCGCACTCTGGATCCGAAGAATAATGCTTGTCACTTTTAAAATGATTCAATATAGTTTTCAAGCTATCCAAACCCCTCGCATATAATTTCCTATCCTTGACTTGAAAGGCATAATAATAATCTTTTGAAGTAAAATGATGCTCTTTATTAAAGCCACAATTTAAGCAAACTACTCTCCCATCTTGCGATGGCAACAATTTCCGATAACGCTCTATTTTCCCTGAAAAATAAGAAGCTTTACTCAGACACTTCGGACACTTGACTATCCTTCTTACAAGCTTATCATCAATCATATCCATTAAAAATAATATCCCCAAGTCTTTTAGTGCCCCAGTAACGAATTTGATTTATCTCAAATGATGACAGTTTCAACAAAGCATCTGAAATCTTCAAAACCGTCAGTCAGAACCACAATATCGACACTGTTTGGCAAATGGAGTTCTAGCAATACCTCCGCATTTAGGACATAAATTCCGTTCTAATTCATCGAAATGCTCTTTGTATATCCTTTCCGCAACTCTTCTCCTGAAAGCTAAATCTCCATCCTTCAATAAATCAAGAACCCTCGGATCATCCGAGCTTAACTCATCATATATTTTTCCAGCCCTTAGGCTTTTGTCTTTGAAGCTCAAAAATTTTTCTTGCGCATGATGATGTGAAAAAGCCTTTTTCTCCAATTCTGTGCAAAAGCTTTAACAGTGCTATAAAATATAATCCAGCACATCGCTATGGTTTTGCCCTTTATGCTTATTCATCAACTCTCAATTTCCTGAAAGTAAGACTCATTCTACCATTTTCGGTCTCTGATTTTGGAATCGCGTGTTGCCAATTCTTTTGAATTTCATTTGACATAAATATCAATGTACCGGAAGGCAATTCAAAATCCTTAATTGTCTCCTTATCGTCAATTCGCCTAAATCTTAATACTCTGGTTGCACCAAGCGAAACAATCGCAACACCCGTGCCTTCGTCAAGTATATCCGTCTGATCGGAATGAAAGCCCATTTTGGACTTGCCGTCCAAATAATAATTGACAAGGCAATTGTTTGGCTCAAAACCCAGCTCAGCATGGATGCTTATGATTATATTCTTAAATCTATCTGGAAAGTCCTGATAAGGGTAACTTATCTGCGAGTAATTATAAGCAAGTCCGAAGCTCGCAGTTTTACGAGAGCTCATCCGCTCATCCCAATTCAAATTTACCCTCAGATACTCAAATAGCTCTTCAGACTCGTCAAC
The Aureibacter tunicatorum DNA segment above includes these coding regions:
- a CDS encoding alpha-ketoglutarate-dependent dioxygenase AlkB yields the protein MEGIIYIENFVDESEELFEYLRVNLNWDERMSSRKTASFGLAYNYSQISYPYQDFPDRFKNIIISIHAELGFEPNNCLVNYYLDGKSKMGFHSDQTDILDEGTGVAIVSLGATRVLRFRRIDDKETIKDFELPSGTLIFMSNEIQKNWQHAIPKSETENGRMSLTFRKLRVDE